A single genomic interval of Gossypium raimondii isolate GPD5lz chromosome 11, ASM2569854v1, whole genome shotgun sequence harbors:
- the LOC105801738 gene encoding probable protein phosphatase 2C 8, producing the protein MRTTSSNTQAEGSNSESNLKRQPEVDDDSSDSAAKKPKTQTPVQEESEKGEKSLDIEADVAEDKGSRHTMEDAWVIMLDATLDSPGKLRCGHFAIYDGHGGRLAAEYAQRHLHANVVSAGLPRELLDVKAAKRAILDGFRKTDEDLLKESSSGGWQDGATAVCVWVIEKMVFIANIGDAKAVVARSIDGSDKGSALKAIVLTREHKAIYPQERARIQKAGGTVGSNGRLQGRLEVSRAFGDRQFKKVGVVATPDIHSFDITDREHFIILGCDGLWGVFGPSDAVEFVHKLLKEGLPVTAVSRRLVREAVRERRCKDNCTAIVIVFRRK; encoded by the exons ATGAGAACCACTAGCTCAAATACCCAAGCGGAGGGCTCAAATTCGGAATCCAATCTCAAGCGCCAACCTGAAGTTGACGATGACAGCTCCGATTCGGCGGCAAAgaaacccaaaacccaaactCCAGTTCAAGAAGAATCAGAAAAGGGAGAAAAGTCTTTGGATATAGAAGCTGACGTGGCAGAGGATAAAGGGTCGAGGCACACCATGGAAGATGCTTGGGTTATCATGCTCGATGCTACCCTAGATTCTCCTGGaaaattaag ATGTGGGCACTTTGCAATATACGATGGGCATGGAGGGCGGTTAGCGGCGGAGTATGCTCAGAGGCATTTGCACGCTAATGTTGTTTCTGCTGGCTTACCACGTGAGTTG TTAGACGTGAAGGCTGCCAAAAGAGCTATTCTTGATG GTTTCCGGAAAACTGATGAGGATCTACTTAAAGAAAGTTCTTCAG GGGGATGGCAAGATGGTGCTACAGCTGTTTGTGTGTGGGTGATTGAAAAAATG GTTTTCATTGCAAATATTGGGGATGCAAAAGCAGTAGTAGCAAGATCCATTGACGGGTCAGATAAAGGAAGTGCATTGAAGGCCATTGTTTTGACCAGGGAGCATAAAGCCATATATCCACAAGAACGTGCTCGCATTCAGAAG GCTGGTGGTACTGTGGGCTCAAACGGACGATTACAGGGGCGTCTTGAAGTGTCTAGGGCATTTGGAGATCGCCAATTCAAAAAG GTTGGTGTTGTTGCTACTCCAGATATTCATTCTTTTGACATCACAGATAGAGAACACTTCATTATTCTTGGTTGTGATGGCCTCTGGGGG GTATTCGGACCAAGTGATGCTGTTGAATTTGTTCACAAGTTACTGAAG GAGGGTTTACCTGTTACAGCCGTCAGTCGCCGTCTCGTAAGGGAAGCTGTTCGTGAGAGGCGGTGTAAAGATAACTGCACCGCGATTGTTATTGTCTTTAGGCGCAAGTAA
- the LOC105801740 gene encoding uncharacterized protein LOC105801740, translating into MQGNESTRLVCSILAMDQSCFSYKVCRFCETPVPDDKPAEFICNNRKCAGRRRSSKRLFRLLFSIGTETRVMNVVAFDRAAQVIFGCSAQEFFDFSILHPCAVKIASKVLVGELLKVTLNTPKRCKAEHLRMTNIVPMSSDFEPVIETLRKVDWS; encoded by the exons ATGCAAGGTAATGAATCAACAAGGTTAGTATGTTCAATTTTAGCAATGGATCAATCTTGTTTCTCTTATAAAGTTTGTCGTTTTTGCGAAACGCCTGTCCCTGATGACAAGCCGGCCGAGTTTATCTGCAACAATCGCAAATGCGCCGGTCGCCGGCGCAGTTCTAAGCGACTCTTCCGCTTACTC TTTTCAATTGGAACGGAGACAAGGGTTATGAATGTTGTAGCTTTTGATAGGGCTGCACAAGTCATCTTTGGTTGTTCAGCTCAggaattctttgatttttcaattCTGCACCCTTGtgctg TTAAAATAGCTAGTAAAGTATTGGTGGGAGAATTATTGAAGGTGACATTGAACACACCAAAAAGGTGCAAAGCAGAACATCTTCGTATGACAAACATCGTTCCAATGAGTAGCGATTTTGAACCAGTGATTGAGACCCTGAGAAAAGTTGATTGGAGTTAA
- the LOC105801734 gene encoding T-complex protein 1 subunit delta, with protein MAAVTAAQPRSSKTESYVDNKRKEDIRQANIKAARAVADAVRTSLGPKGMDKMISTANGEVIITNDGATILNKMEVLQPAAKMLVDLSKSQDSAAGDGTTTVVVIAGALLKQCLLLLTNGIHPTVISDSLHKASTKAVDVLTAMAVPLEISDRESLIKSASTSLNSKVVSQYSTLLAPLAVDSVLSVVDPAKPDMVDLRDIKIVKKLGGTVDDTELVKGLVFDKKASHAAGGPTRMENAKIAVIQFQISPPKTDIEQSIVVSDYTQMDRILKEERNYILGMIKKIKATGCNVLLIQKSILRDAVTDLSLHYLAKAKIMVIKDVEREDIEFITKTLNCLPIANIEHFRAEKLGHADLVEEVSLGDGKIVKVTGIKDMGRTTTVLIRGSNQLVIDEAERSLHDALCVVRCLVSKRFLIAGGGAPEIELSRQLGAWSKVLHGMEGYCVRSFAEALEVIPYTLAENAGLNPIAIVTELRNRHAQGEINAGINVRKGQITNILEENVVQPLLVSTSAITLATECVRMILKIDDIVNVR; from the coding sequence ATGGCAGCCGTTACAGCAGCTCAGCCGCGCTCTTCCAAGACAGAGTCGTACGTTGACAACAAGCGCAAAGAAGACATCCGCCAAGCCAACATCAAAGCAGCTCGAGCCGTTGCCGACGCCGTTCGAACTAGCTTAGGTCCTAAAGGTATGGACAAAATGATCTCGACCGCCAACGGCGAAGTCATCATAACCAACGACGGCGCCACTATCTTGAACAAGATGGAAGTCCTCCAGCCCGCCGCTAAAATGCTCGTAGACTTATCTAAATCGCAAGATTCTGCTGCCGGTGACGGTACCACTACCGTTGTCGTCATCGCCGGCGCCCTTCTTAAACAGTGTTTATTGCTTCTTACCAATGGTATCCATCCTACTGTTATCTCTGATTCTCTCCACAAGGCTTCGACTAAAGCCGTCGATGTACTCACCGCCATGGCCGTCCCTCTCGAGATCTCTGACCGTGAATCTTTAATCAAATCCGCCAGCACTTCGTTGAACAGCAAGGTTGTTAGCCAATACTCGACTCTACTGGCACCGTTGGCCGTTGATTCAGTTCTCTCGGTCGTGGATCCAGCAAAACCGGATATGGTTGATTTACGAGACATCAAGATTGTGAAAAAGCTGGGCGGAACCGTGGACGATACTGAGTTAGTTAAAGGGCTGGTTTTTGATAAGAAAGCGAGTCATGCAGCTGGAGGACCAACCAGAATGGAGAACGCAAAAATTGCggtaattcaatttcaaatttcccCTCCTAAAACTGATATTGAACAGAGTATTGTAGTTTCAGATTATACTCAAATGGATAGGATATTGAAAGAGGAAAGGAATTACATTTTGGGTATGATTAAGAAGATCAAGGCAACGGGATGTAATGTTTTGTTGATTCAAAAGAGTATTTTGAGGGATGCTGTTACTGATTTGTCATTGCATTATCTGGCCAAAGCTAAGATTATGGTTATTAAGGACGTTGAGAGGGAGGACATTGAGTTTATCACCAAGACCTTGAATTGTTTGCCTATTGCTAATATTGAGCATTTTCGAGCTGAGAAGTTGGGGCATGCTGATCTTGTCGAGGAGGTTTCACTTGGTGATGggaaaattgttaaagttaCTGGGATTAAGGATATGGGAAGGACTACTACTGTTTTGATTCGTGGTTCGAATCAGTTAGTTATCGATGAAGCCGAGAGGAGTTTACATGATGCTTTGTGTGTGGTTAGGTGTTTGGTTAGCAAGAGGTTTTTGATTGCCGGTGGCGGTGCTCCGGAGATTGAGTTGTCCAGGCAGCTTGGTGCTTGGTCTAAGGTGTTGCATGGTATGGAGGGCTATTGTGTGAGGTCATTTGCTGAAGCACTGGAAGTTATTCCTTACACATTGGCTGAAAATGCCGGGTTGAACCCTATTGCTATTGTGACTGAGCTGAGGAATCGACATGCTCAAGGAGAGATCAATGCTGGGATCAATGTGAGGAAAGGACAGATTACTAATATCTTGGAGGAGAATGTAGTGCAGCCTTTGCTTGTAAGCACAAGTGCAATTACACTGGCTACAGAGTGTGTGAGAATGATTTTGAAGATTGATGATATCGTTAATGTTAGGTAA
- the LOC105801732 gene encoding DExH-box ATP-dependent RNA helicase DExH3 isoform X1: MSCYSAIFQGYLRTTAMSLRPASLQLNNSPKILLKPCSFSFVPRTQSPGSFRRLHLRNGLVRCSKSGTAASSSRTIALDWRNVALPYSELQSSNYGRYAYQDVSGDDSDHEFGSPQSQSQMGASTLDNIDEWRWKLTMLLRNKDEQEVVSRERKDRRDFEQLSALATRMGLNSRQYAKVVVFSKLPLPNYRSDLDDKRPQREVVLPFGLQRDVDLHLKAYLSHKAMSSGRSLDKPLIRSNSGGIPAADEVPVNPEPFAQNSVALERILRRRSLQIRDKQQEWQESPEGQKMLEFRRSLPAYKERDALLNAISQNQVVVVSGETGCGKTTQLPQYILESEIEAARGASCSIICTQPRRISAMAVSERVAAERGEKLGESVGYKVRLEGMKGRDTRLLFCTTGILLRRLLVDRDLRGVSHVIVDEIHERGMNEDFLLIVLKDLLPRRPELRLILMSATLNAELFSSYYGGAPTIHIPGFTYPVRAHFLENILEMTGYRLTPYNQIDDYGQEKMWKMQKQAQSFKKRKSQLTSAVEDVLEDADFRGCSLRTRESLSCWNPDSIGFNLIEHVLCHIVRKERPGAILVFMTGWDDINSLKGQLQAHPLLGDPSKVLLLACHGSMPSSEQRLIFEKPEDGVRKIVLATNMAETSITINDVVFVVDCGKAKETSYDALNNTPCLLPSWISKAAARQRRGRAGRVQPGECYHLYPKCVYDTFADYQLPELLRTPLQSLCLQIKSLELGGITEFLSRALQPPELLSVQNAVEYLKIIGALDENENLTVLGRNLSMLPVEPKLGKMLILGAIFNCLDPIMTVVAGLSVRDPFLMPFDKKDLAETAKAQFAGQEYSDHIAVIRAYEGWKEAEREQSGYEYCWKNFLSAQTLKAIHSLRKQFFYLLKDAGLVDQNVENCNKWSHDEHLVRAVICAGLFPGICSVVNKEKSIAMKTMEDGQVLLHSNSVNAEVPKVPYPWLVFNEKVKVNAVFLRDSTGVSDSILLLFGGNISRGGLDGHLKMLGGYLEFFMKPALAVMYLSVKRELEELIQRKLLDPTLDMHSSNELLSAVRLLVSEDRCEGRFVFGRQVTLSSKKTATVKTPGKSEADNSKNHLQTVLTRAGHGPPTYKTKQLKNNQFRSTVIFNGLDFVGQPCSSKKLAEKDAAAQALLWLRGEDHSTSRDIDHASLLLKKSKSRRKTSVSDAKWS, translated from the exons ATGTCGTGTTACTCAGCTATATTTCAGGGTTATCTCAGGACAACCGCCATGTCTCTGCGACCTGCTTCCCTCCAACTTAACAACTCCCCTAAAATCCTTTTAAAACCATGTTCATTTTCCTTTGTCCCCAGGACCCAATCCCCTGGTTCTTTCCGGCGTTTGCATTTGAGGAATGGCCTCGTTAGGTGCTCAAAGTCTGGGACTGCTGCTTCTTCTTCCAGGACTATTGCCTTGGATTGGAGGAACGTTGCCTTGCCTTATTCGGAGCTGCAAAGCTCTAATTATGGCCGTTATGCTTACCAGGATGTTTCCGGCGATGATTCGGACCATGAATTTGGGTCTCCACAGTCTCAGAGTCAAATG GGTGCTTCAACGCTTGATAATATTGATGAATGGAGATGGAAATTGACTATGCTTCTTCGTAACAAAGATGAGCAAGAGGTAGTATCTAGGGAGAGGAAGGATAGGCGTGACTTTGAGCAACTTTCAGCTCTGGCAACGAGAATGGGTTTAAATAG TCGTCAATATGCAAAGGTGGTTGTTTTTAGTAAACTTCCATTGCCGAATTATAGATCTGATCTTGATGATAAGCGTCCACAAAGAGAG GTGGTCTTACCTTTTGGCTTGCAAAGAGATGTAGACCTTCACCTCAAAGCTTACCTTTCTCATAAGGCTATGAGCAGTGGTAGGTCTCTGGATAAGCCCTTGATTAGATCAAATAGTGGTGGAATACCTGCTGCAGATGAAGTACCTGTTAATCCAGAGCCCTTTGCACAGAATAGTGTTGCCTTGGAGAGAATTCTTCGACGGAGAAGTTTGCAAATACGTGATAAGCAACAAGAATGGCAG GAGTCTCCTGAAGGCCAAAAGATGCTTGAATTTCGTAGAAGCTTGCCTGCATATAAAGAGAGAGATGCATTGCTAAATGCTATCTCACAGAATCAG GTGGTTGTTGTCTCTGGCGAAACTGGTTGTGGTAAAACCACACAACTTCCTCAGTACATATTAGAATCTGAGATTGAAGCTGCTCGTGGAGCTTCCTGTAGTATTATATGTACTCAGCCTAGAAGAATATCTGCTATGGCTGTTTCTGAAAGAGTTGCTGCTGAAAGAGGGGAGAAATTGGGAGAATCT GTCGGCTATAAAGTACGCCTTGAGGGAATGAAAGGGAGAGACACTCGCCTCCTTTTTTGTACAACTGGAATTTTACTTAGGCGACTACTTGTTGACAGAGATTTGAGAGGTGTAAGTCATGTTATTGTTGATGAGATTCATGAACGAGGAATGAATGAAG ATTTTCTTCTTATTGTGTTGAAAGATCTCCTTCCACGTCGGCCAGAGTTGAGGTTGATTTTGATGAGTGCAACCTTAAATGCTGAACTCTTTTCTTCTTACTATGGTGGTGCCCCAACAATCCATATTCCT gGTTTTACATATCCTGTACGAGCACATTTTCTGGAGAATATTCTAGAGATGACTGGATACAGGTTAACTCCATATAATCAAATTGATGATTATGGTCAAGAAAAGATGTGGAAAATGCAGAAGCAGGCCCAATCTTTTAAAAAGAGGAAGAGTCAGCTAACTTCTGCTGTTGAG GATGTGCTTGAAGATGCTGATTTCAGGGGATGTAGTTTACGCACACGAGAATCTTTGTCCTGTTGGAATCCTGACTCAATTGGCTTCAATCTCATTGAGCATGTTCTTTGCCACATAGTGAGGAAAGAGAGGCCTGGTGCTATTTTGGTTTTCATGACTGGTTGGGATGACATAAATTCTCTAAAAGGTCAGCTCCAGGCACATCCTCTCCTAGGTGACCCTAGCAAGGTGTTGTTGCTTGCATGCCATGGTTCCATGCCTAGCTCTGAGCAG AGGTTAATATTTGAAAAGCCAGAAGATGGAGTGAGGAAAATAGTTCTAGCTACTAATATGGCTGAGACTAGCATCACCATCAATGATGTGGTTTTTGTGGTTGATTGTGGAAAGGCAAAAGAAACATCCTATGATGCATTAAATAATACTCCTTGTTTGCTTCCATCTTGGATATCAAAGGCTGCTGCCCGGCAA AGAAGGGGAAGAGCTGGTCGTGTTCAACCTGGCGAGTGTTACCATCTTTATCCCAAATGTGTTTACGATACTTTTGCTGATTATCAACTTCCAGAGCTTTTAAGGACACCATTGCAGTCTTTATGTTTGCAAATCAAAAGTCTAGAGCTTGGAGGTATCACCGAGTTCCTTTCTAGGGCATTGCAGCCTCCGGAACTTCTGTCG GTACAAAATGCTGTTGAATATCTGAAGATTATTGGAGCTTTAGATGAAAACGAGAATTTGACAGTGCTAG GACGCAACTTGTCAATGCTTCCGGTTGAGCCTAAACTTGGAAAAATGCTGATACTGGGTGCTATTTTCAACTGTTTGGATCCAATAATGACTGTTGTTGCTGGGCTCAGTGTCCGTGATCCATTCCTGATGCCATTTGATAAGAAGGAT CTTGCTGAAACGGCAAAAGCCCAATTCGCTGGCCAGGAATACAGTGATCATATTGCAGTTATCCGAGCCTATGAGGGTTGGAAAGAAGCTGAAAGGGAGCAGTCTGGTTATGAGTATTGTTGGAAGAATTTTCTTTCTGCACAAACTCTCAAGGCTATTCACTCTCTACGAAAGCAGTTCTTCTATTTGCTCAAGGATGCTGGTCTAGTTGATCAAAATGTAGAAAACTGCAATAAGTGGAGCCACGATGAACATCTTGTCAGGGCAGTTATTTGTGCTGGCTTGTTTCCAGGGATATGCTCTGTTGTG AACAAAGAGAAGTCAATTGCAATGAAAACAATGGAGGATGGTCAAGTTCTTTTACACTCG AATTCGGTGAATGCTGAAGTTCCCAAAGTTCCATACCCTTGGCTGGTTTTCAATGAAAAGGTAAAAGTGAATGCAGTATTCCTCCGCGATTCAACTGGTGTTTCTGATTCCATACTGCTCTTATTTGGAGGGAACATCTCTAGAGGTGGACTA GATGGACATCTGAAGATGTTGGGAGGATATTTGGAGTTCTTCATGAAACCTGCTTTAGCTGTTATGTATTTAAGCGTGAAAAGAGAGCTAGAAGAACTAATTCAGAGGAAA CTTTTGGATCCTACATTAGACATGCATTCTAGCAATGAGCTCCTCTCGGCAGTAAGATTGCTGGTCTCAGAAGATCGATGTGAAGGTAGATTTGTCTTTGGCCGTCAGGTGACGTTGTCTTCAAAGAAGACAGCCACTGTTAAAACACCAGGTAAGAGCGAGGCTGATAATTCGAAGAATCATCTGCAAACAGTCCTTACCAGGGCTGGACATGGACCACCCACTTACAAGACAAAGCAACTAAAGAACAACCAGTTCCGATCTACAGTCATCTTTAATGGGCTGGATTTTGTTGGGCAGCCTTGTAGCAGCAAGAAACTTGCAGAAAAGGATGCAGCTGCTCAGGCTTTACTGTGGTTGAGGGGTGAAGACCATTCAACTTCCCGAGATATTGACCATGCCTCATTGCTTCTTAAAAAGAGCAAAAGCCGGAGGAAAACTTCAGTCAGTGATGCTAAGTGGAGTTAA
- the LOC105801732 gene encoding DExH-box ATP-dependent RNA helicase DExH3 isoform X2, with the protein MESPEGQKMLEFRRSLPAYKERDALLNAISQNQVVVVSGETGCGKTTQLPQYILESEIEAARGASCSIICTQPRRISAMAVSERVAAERGEKLGESVGYKVRLEGMKGRDTRLLFCTTGILLRRLLVDRDLRGVSHVIVDEIHERGMNEDFLLIVLKDLLPRRPELRLILMSATLNAELFSSYYGGAPTIHIPGFTYPVRAHFLENILEMTGYRLTPYNQIDDYGQEKMWKMQKQAQSFKKRKSQLTSAVEDVLEDADFRGCSLRTRESLSCWNPDSIGFNLIEHVLCHIVRKERPGAILVFMTGWDDINSLKGQLQAHPLLGDPSKVLLLACHGSMPSSEQRLIFEKPEDGVRKIVLATNMAETSITINDVVFVVDCGKAKETSYDALNNTPCLLPSWISKAAARQRRGRAGRVQPGECYHLYPKCVYDTFADYQLPELLRTPLQSLCLQIKSLELGGITEFLSRALQPPELLSVQNAVEYLKIIGALDENENLTVLGRNLSMLPVEPKLGKMLILGAIFNCLDPIMTVVAGLSVRDPFLMPFDKKDLAETAKAQFAGQEYSDHIAVIRAYEGWKEAEREQSGYEYCWKNFLSAQTLKAIHSLRKQFFYLLKDAGLVDQNVENCNKWSHDEHLVRAVICAGLFPGICSVVNKEKSIAMKTMEDGQVLLHSNSVNAEVPKVPYPWLVFNEKVKVNAVFLRDSTGVSDSILLLFGGNISRGGLDGHLKMLGGYLEFFMKPALAVMYLSVKRELEELIQRKLLDPTLDMHSSNELLSAVRLLVSEDRCEGRFVFGRQVTLSSKKTATVKTPGKSEADNSKNHLQTVLTRAGHGPPTYKTKQLKNNQFRSTVIFNGLDFVGQPCSSKKLAEKDAAAQALLWLRGEDHSTSRDIDHASLLLKKSKSRRKTSVSDAKWS; encoded by the exons ATG GAGTCTCCTGAAGGCCAAAAGATGCTTGAATTTCGTAGAAGCTTGCCTGCATATAAAGAGAGAGATGCATTGCTAAATGCTATCTCACAGAATCAG GTGGTTGTTGTCTCTGGCGAAACTGGTTGTGGTAAAACCACACAACTTCCTCAGTACATATTAGAATCTGAGATTGAAGCTGCTCGTGGAGCTTCCTGTAGTATTATATGTACTCAGCCTAGAAGAATATCTGCTATGGCTGTTTCTGAAAGAGTTGCTGCTGAAAGAGGGGAGAAATTGGGAGAATCT GTCGGCTATAAAGTACGCCTTGAGGGAATGAAAGGGAGAGACACTCGCCTCCTTTTTTGTACAACTGGAATTTTACTTAGGCGACTACTTGTTGACAGAGATTTGAGAGGTGTAAGTCATGTTATTGTTGATGAGATTCATGAACGAGGAATGAATGAAG ATTTTCTTCTTATTGTGTTGAAAGATCTCCTTCCACGTCGGCCAGAGTTGAGGTTGATTTTGATGAGTGCAACCTTAAATGCTGAACTCTTTTCTTCTTACTATGGTGGTGCCCCAACAATCCATATTCCT gGTTTTACATATCCTGTACGAGCACATTTTCTGGAGAATATTCTAGAGATGACTGGATACAGGTTAACTCCATATAATCAAATTGATGATTATGGTCAAGAAAAGATGTGGAAAATGCAGAAGCAGGCCCAATCTTTTAAAAAGAGGAAGAGTCAGCTAACTTCTGCTGTTGAG GATGTGCTTGAAGATGCTGATTTCAGGGGATGTAGTTTACGCACACGAGAATCTTTGTCCTGTTGGAATCCTGACTCAATTGGCTTCAATCTCATTGAGCATGTTCTTTGCCACATAGTGAGGAAAGAGAGGCCTGGTGCTATTTTGGTTTTCATGACTGGTTGGGATGACATAAATTCTCTAAAAGGTCAGCTCCAGGCACATCCTCTCCTAGGTGACCCTAGCAAGGTGTTGTTGCTTGCATGCCATGGTTCCATGCCTAGCTCTGAGCAG AGGTTAATATTTGAAAAGCCAGAAGATGGAGTGAGGAAAATAGTTCTAGCTACTAATATGGCTGAGACTAGCATCACCATCAATGATGTGGTTTTTGTGGTTGATTGTGGAAAGGCAAAAGAAACATCCTATGATGCATTAAATAATACTCCTTGTTTGCTTCCATCTTGGATATCAAAGGCTGCTGCCCGGCAA AGAAGGGGAAGAGCTGGTCGTGTTCAACCTGGCGAGTGTTACCATCTTTATCCCAAATGTGTTTACGATACTTTTGCTGATTATCAACTTCCAGAGCTTTTAAGGACACCATTGCAGTCTTTATGTTTGCAAATCAAAAGTCTAGAGCTTGGAGGTATCACCGAGTTCCTTTCTAGGGCATTGCAGCCTCCGGAACTTCTGTCG GTACAAAATGCTGTTGAATATCTGAAGATTATTGGAGCTTTAGATGAAAACGAGAATTTGACAGTGCTAG GACGCAACTTGTCAATGCTTCCGGTTGAGCCTAAACTTGGAAAAATGCTGATACTGGGTGCTATTTTCAACTGTTTGGATCCAATAATGACTGTTGTTGCTGGGCTCAGTGTCCGTGATCCATTCCTGATGCCATTTGATAAGAAGGAT CTTGCTGAAACGGCAAAAGCCCAATTCGCTGGCCAGGAATACAGTGATCATATTGCAGTTATCCGAGCCTATGAGGGTTGGAAAGAAGCTGAAAGGGAGCAGTCTGGTTATGAGTATTGTTGGAAGAATTTTCTTTCTGCACAAACTCTCAAGGCTATTCACTCTCTACGAAAGCAGTTCTTCTATTTGCTCAAGGATGCTGGTCTAGTTGATCAAAATGTAGAAAACTGCAATAAGTGGAGCCACGATGAACATCTTGTCAGGGCAGTTATTTGTGCTGGCTTGTTTCCAGGGATATGCTCTGTTGTG AACAAAGAGAAGTCAATTGCAATGAAAACAATGGAGGATGGTCAAGTTCTTTTACACTCG AATTCGGTGAATGCTGAAGTTCCCAAAGTTCCATACCCTTGGCTGGTTTTCAATGAAAAGGTAAAAGTGAATGCAGTATTCCTCCGCGATTCAACTGGTGTTTCTGATTCCATACTGCTCTTATTTGGAGGGAACATCTCTAGAGGTGGACTA GATGGACATCTGAAGATGTTGGGAGGATATTTGGAGTTCTTCATGAAACCTGCTTTAGCTGTTATGTATTTAAGCGTGAAAAGAGAGCTAGAAGAACTAATTCAGAGGAAA CTTTTGGATCCTACATTAGACATGCATTCTAGCAATGAGCTCCTCTCGGCAGTAAGATTGCTGGTCTCAGAAGATCGATGTGAAGGTAGATTTGTCTTTGGCCGTCAGGTGACGTTGTCTTCAAAGAAGACAGCCACTGTTAAAACACCAGGTAAGAGCGAGGCTGATAATTCGAAGAATCATCTGCAAACAGTCCTTACCAGGGCTGGACATGGACCACCCACTTACAAGACAAAGCAACTAAAGAACAACCAGTTCCGATCTACAGTCATCTTTAATGGGCTGGATTTTGTTGGGCAGCCTTGTAGCAGCAAGAAACTTGCAGAAAAGGATGCAGCTGCTCAGGCTTTACTGTGGTTGAGGGGTGAAGACCATTCAACTTCCCGAGATATTGACCATGCCTCATTGCTTCTTAAAAAGAGCAAAAGCCGGAGGAAAACTTCAGTCAGTGATGCTAAGTGGAGTTAA